In Sebastes fasciatus isolate fSebFas1 chromosome 15, fSebFas1.pri, whole genome shotgun sequence, a genomic segment contains:
- the LOC141783478 gene encoding uncharacterized protein LOC141783478 — MNPILPLVVRRHLRPVVVFTYVLSASFRLHLRPVVAYVLSSPTSCRLHPVVFAYVLSSSPCRLRLRPVVVAYVLSSPTSYRLHPVVFAYVLSSSPCRLRLRPVVVAYVLSSPKSCRLYLHPVVVFTYVRPVVFTYVLSSSPTSCRRRLRPVVFIYVLSSSSTSCRLRPVFVYVLSSSTSCRLRLRPVVYVLSSSSTSCRLRLRPVVYVLSSSSTSCRRRLRPVFFVYVLSSSSSTSCRLLRLRPVVFFVYVLSSSSSTSCRLHLRPVVFTYVLSSSSIRSKAAEKS, encoded by the coding sequence ATGAACCCGATTCTGCCGCTGGTGGTCAGAAgacacctacgtcctgtcgtcgtcttcacctacgtcctgtctgcGTCTTTTCGTcttcacctacgtcctgtcgtcgcctacgtcctgtcgtcgcctacgtcctgtcgtcttCACCCTGTCGTcttcgcctacgtcctgtcgtcttCACCCTGTCGTcttcgcctacgtcctgtcgtcgtcgcctacgtcctgtcgtcgcCTACGTCCTATCGTCTTCACCCTGTCGTcttcgcctacgtcctgtcgtcttCACCCTGTCGTcttcgcctacgtcctgtcgtcgtcgcctacgtcctgtcttcacCTAAGTCCTGTCGTCTTTACCTACATCCTGTAGTCGTCTTCACCTACGTACGTCCTGTCGTcttcacctacgtcctgtcgtcttcacctacgtcctgtcgtcgtcgtttacgtcctgtcgtcttcatctacgtcctgtcgtcttcgtctacgtcctgtcgtctacgtcctgtcttcgtctacgtcctgtcttcgtctacgtcctgtcgtcttcgtctacgtcctgtcgtctacgtcctgtcgtcttcgtctacgtcctgtcgtcttcgtctacgtcctgtcgtctacgtcctgtcgtcttcgtctacgtcctgtcgtcgtcGTCTACGTCCTGTCTTCTTCGTCTACGTCCTGTCGTCTTCTTCGTCTACGTCCTGTCGTCTTCTTCGTCTACGTCCTGTCGTCTTCTTCGTCTACGTCCTGTCGTCTTCTTCGTCTACGTCCTGTCGTcttcacctacgtcctgtcgtcttcacctacgtcctgtcgtcgtcGTCGATCAGGTCGAAAGCAGCCGAGAAAAGTTGA
- the drc2 gene encoding dynein regulatory complex subunit 2, giving the protein MPKKAKKGGGGGGGKTEEERLMFLQQRAQAEEEMAKKREEILTLFLKDKLQKEERNTAVNLLKLNEGWRSILRQTRAGELRGDLAVLSQTFERQLDGLDSVVKNLERDLREAERQSAQVRRIHLQHVERLWDRQGKRLALVQRRWENGLQHLSSGFNSERKQMSSRSQQQRDDLEDATFTVEQRHKTVMEEIQDLYWKTIKAYESAHADRKAALVLEDKVKLKVKSVQKQDAVQLCSKETKELSQLLDTTQRLVQRTDADVKNVKRLQDAVIQLRAALTSSKTEDVLVDQDLTAARNQVNRKTHALRDQLTQAHTAARKQLTELTVQSDAAAKKLQAVIAKGQRVLRVADMCHKLESVSSSFPSEDQRPETTGPETETTGPETEKTGPETETTGSETKEPVKEFSELQQVTRSINTCVLQREALRRQRDDLNRENQQLRLLLRQHLDAMTVGEHDLDGRHALLTAYRAPTTSVPADTGRRHNVIEAAHIVKHSL; this is encoded by the exons aTGCCGAAGAAGGccaagaaaggaggaggaggaggaggaggaaagacggaggaggagaggctgatGTTCCTGCAGCAGAGAGCTCAGGCCGAGGAGGAGATGGccaagaagagagaagagatcCTCACTCTGTTTCTGAAG GACAAGTtgcagaaggaggagaggaacacCGCGGTGAACCTGCTGAAGCTCAACGAAGGCTGGAGGTCGATCCTTCGTCAGACGCGAGCCGGCGAGCTGCGTGGAGACCTCGCGGTGCTCAGCCAGACGTTTGAGAGGCAGCTGGACGGCCTGGACAGCGTCGTCAAG AATCTGGAGCGTGACCTGCGGGAGGCGGAGCGTCAGTCGGCTCAGGTGAGGCGCATTCACCTGCAGCACGTGGAGCGTCTGTGGGATCGGCAGGGCAAACGGCTGGCGTTGGTGCAGCGGCGGTGGGAGAACGGCCTGCAGCACCTGAGCTCCGGGTTCAACTCGGAGAG GAAGCAGATGTCGTCACGCTCTCAGCAGCAGCGAGATGACCTGGAGGACGCCACGTTCACGGTGGAGCAGCGACACAAAACAGTGATGGAAGAAATCCAAGACCTGTACTGGAAAACCATCAAAGCCTACGAGAGCGCTCACGCAGACAGG aaaGCTGCTCTGGTCCTGGAGGACAAGGTCAAGCTGAAGGTGAAGAGCGTCCAGAAGCAGGACGCCGTGCAGCTCTGCAGCAAAGAGACGAAGGAACTCTCCCAGCTGCTCGACACGACCCAACGCCTGGTCCAACGGACGGACGCAGACGTGAAGAACGTGAAGAGGCTGCAG GATGCCGTCATCCAGCTGAGGGCGGCGCTGACCTCCAGTAAGACAGAAGACGTGTTGGTGGATCAGGATCTGACCGCCGCCAGAAACCAGGTGAACAGGAAGACCCACGCGCTCCGCGACCAGCTGACTCAGGCTCACACAGCGGCGAGGAAGCAGCTGACCGAGCTCACCGTCCAGAGCGACGCCGCCGCCAAGAAACTGCAGGCGGTCATCGCCAAG GGTCAGAGGGTTCTACGAGTGGCTGACATGTGTCACAAGCTGGAGAGTGTCTCGTCATCATTCCCTTCAGAGGACCAGAGACCGGAGACAACTGGACCTGAGACGGAGACAACTGGACCTGAGACGGAGAAAACTGGACCTGAGACGGAGACAACTGGAAGTGAGACGAAGGAACCAGTAAAG GAGTTCTCAGAGTTGCAGCAGGTGACGAGGAGCATCAACACTTGTGTGCTGCAGCGAGAAGCtctgaggagacagagagacgatCTGAACCGAGAGAACCAGCAGCTGAGGCTCCTGCTGCGTCAGCACCTGGACGCCATGACGGTCGGCGAGCACGACCTCGACGGACGCCACGCTCTGCTCACTGCGTACCGTGCCCCGACCACCTCGGTCCCGGCAGACACCGGCAGACGCCACAACGTCATCGAGGCCGCTCACATTGTCAAACACTCGCTGTGA